A window from Thermomonas aquatica encodes these proteins:
- a CDS encoding thiopurine S-methyltransferase, protein MQPEFWHQRWADNQIGFHQQAPTPLLLKHWPALGVPAAARVFVPLAGKSLDMAWLAAQGHRVLGVELSQLAVEQFFAEHGLQPDIRESRYGRHYAAGDIELICGDAFGLDAELLRDCAAVFDRAALIALPPELRRRYAGELYAALPAGCRGLLVSLEYPQAERAGPPFSVPEDEVHDLFDADWRVELLDRRPIPPEHPGFVAGVSRLDTAVYALRRGRSPARS, encoded by the coding sequence ATGCAACCCGAGTTCTGGCACCAGCGCTGGGCCGACAACCAGATCGGTTTCCACCAGCAGGCACCGACGCCGCTGCTGCTCAAGCATTGGCCTGCGCTGGGCGTTCCGGCGGCAGCGCGGGTGTTCGTGCCGCTGGCCGGCAAATCGCTGGACATGGCCTGGCTGGCGGCGCAGGGCCATCGCGTGCTGGGCGTGGAGCTGTCGCAGCTTGCGGTCGAACAGTTCTTCGCCGAGCACGGCCTGCAGCCGGATATCCGCGAAAGCCGATACGGCCGCCACTACGCCGCCGGCGACATCGAACTGATCTGCGGCGATGCGTTCGGGCTGGATGCCGAGTTGCTGCGCGATTGCGCCGCGGTGTTCGACCGCGCCGCGCTGATCGCGTTGCCGCCGGAACTGCGCCGGCGCTACGCGGGCGAGCTGTACGCGGCCTTGCCCGCCGGTTGCCGCGGCCTGCTGGTCAGCCTGGAATATCCACAGGCCGAACGCGCCGGGCCGCCGTTCTCGGTGCCGGAAGACGAGGTCCACGACCTGTTCGACGCCGATTGGCGGGTCGAGCTGCTGGATCGCCGCCCGATCCCGCCCGAGCATCCCGGCTTCGTGGCCGGCGTGTCGCGGCTGGATACGGCGGTGTACGCGCTGCGCCGGGGCCGATCGCCCGCCCGGAGTTGA
- a CDS encoding NnrS family protein — protein MSASPPPMPSALSPRLLAAAPHRLLFFVGAGNILLAMLWWAAWLANTRWQLWEMPQPTPYAGWLHAFVMQYQMLPSFIFGFLLTVFPRWMGLPELQRWRYAPVGLGLFGGQLATLLGALGWQSGMVVGTLMTLAGWMAGIAHLLPLLWRERGTTWHARSCMAALLLGLAGLLLWFAFLLNEQPLYAFASIKIGTFGFLLPVYLTVAHRMFPFFAGNAVMGYQPWRPLWLLAAFWPLLLAHLLLELFHVYAWLWLVDVPLFALALLMNWKLWPRGRMPGLLAVLFIGLAWLPLTFALYAGQSLAYAMTGIYFLGRAPAHALFVGFFGSVLVAMVTRVTQGHSGQPLFMPKAAWWAFAAVQVVAFARIGAELADDPAAWMACAALGWLLAFAPWVLRIGRIYLSPRADGKPG, from the coding sequence ATGTCCGCAAGTCCGCCACCGATGCCCTCCGCCCTCTCGCCGCGCCTGCTCGCCGCCGCACCGCACCGCCTGCTGTTCTTCGTCGGCGCCGGCAACATCCTGCTGGCGATGCTGTGGTGGGCGGCCTGGCTGGCCAACACCCGCTGGCAACTGTGGGAGATGCCGCAACCGACGCCGTACGCCGGCTGGCTGCATGCCTTCGTCATGCAGTACCAGATGCTGCCCAGCTTCATCTTCGGCTTCCTGCTCACCGTGTTCCCGCGCTGGATGGGCCTGCCCGAGCTGCAGCGCTGGCGCTATGCGCCGGTCGGGCTTGGCCTGTTCGGCGGACAGCTGGCGACCCTGCTCGGCGCGCTCGGCTGGCAGTCGGGGATGGTGGTCGGCACCCTGATGACGCTTGCCGGCTGGATGGCCGGCATCGCCCACCTGCTGCCGCTGCTGTGGCGCGAGCGCGGCACCACCTGGCATGCGCGTTCGTGCATGGCCGCATTGCTGCTGGGCCTGGCCGGCCTGCTGCTGTGGTTCGCCTTCCTGCTCAACGAACAGCCGCTGTATGCCTTCGCCAGCATCAAGATCGGCACCTTCGGCTTCCTGCTGCCGGTGTATCTCACCGTCGCCCACCGGATGTTCCCGTTCTTCGCCGGCAACGCGGTGATGGGCTACCAACCGTGGCGACCGCTGTGGCTGCTGGCCGCGTTCTGGCCGCTGCTGCTCGCGCACCTGCTGCTCGAGCTGTTCCACGTCTATGCGTGGCTGTGGCTGGTCGATGTGCCGCTGTTCGCGCTGGCGCTGCTGATGAACTGGAAGCTGTGGCCGCGCGGCCGCATGCCGGGGCTGCTGGCGGTGCTGTTCATCGGCCTGGCCTGGCTGCCGCTGACCTTCGCGCTGTATGCGGGCCAGAGCCTGGCCTATGCGATGACCGGGATCTATTTCCTCGGTCGCGCGCCGGCGCATGCGCTGTTCGTCGGTTTCTTCGGCAGCGTGCTGGTGGCGATGGTGACGCGCGTGACCCAGGGCCATTCCGGGCAACCGCTGTTCATGCCGAAGGCGGCGTGGTGGGCGTTCGCCGCGGTGCAGGTCGTCGCCTTCGCCCGCATCGGCGCGGAGCTCGCCGACGATCCCGCCGCGTGGATGGCCTGCGCCGCGCTCGGCTGGCTGCTCGCGTTCGCGCCGTGGGTGCTGCGCATCGGCCGCATCTACCTGTCGCCGCGCGCCGACGGCAAGCCGGGCTGA
- a CDS encoding PLP-dependent cysteine synthase family protein, which produces MSGDAARERRWAAEAIAQLHREAARSADTHLLHMRFAGFPGIDFYFKDEAAHPTGSLKHRLARSLFLYALCNGRLREGQTVVDASSGSTAISEAWFARLLGLPFVAVMPASTAPAKIEAVRTLGGHCELTHGDQCPQARALAIAADGACFLDQFGLAERATDWRGNNNIAESIIGQLAREPHPQPAWIVCGAGTGGTSATIGRFLRYRGLETRLCVAEPSGRAFAHGWRSRDPRATASRDTLIEGIGRARVEPGFLFDVVDALVEVGDADSIAAMRLLERLLGRRYGGSSGTNLVACLQLATAMRERGEAGSIVTLLCDRGERYAGTLFDDGWLAAHGIDPAASEARLSARLRAA; this is translated from the coding sequence GTGAGCGGCGACGCCGCACGCGAGCGCCGTTGGGCGGCGGAGGCGATCGCGCAACTGCACCGCGAGGCCGCGCGTTCCGCCGACACCCACCTGCTGCACATGCGCTTCGCCGGCTTCCCCGGCATCGACTTCTATTTCAAGGACGAGGCCGCGCACCCGACCGGCAGCCTCAAGCACCGGCTGGCGCGTTCGCTGTTCCTGTACGCGCTGTGCAACGGCCGCCTGCGCGAAGGACAAACGGTCGTCGATGCCTCGTCCGGCAGCACCGCGATCTCCGAAGCCTGGTTCGCGCGGCTGCTCGGCCTGCCGTTCGTGGCGGTGATGCCGGCCAGCACCGCGCCGGCGAAGATCGAGGCGGTGCGCACGCTGGGCGGGCATTGCGAACTGACCCATGGCGATCAGTGCCCGCAGGCGCGCGCCCTCGCGATCGCCGCCGACGGCGCCTGCTTCCTCGACCAGTTCGGCCTGGCCGAGCGCGCCACCGACTGGCGCGGCAACAACAACATCGCCGAATCCATCATCGGCCAGCTGGCGCGCGAACCGCATCCGCAGCCGGCATGGATCGTCTGCGGTGCCGGCACCGGCGGCACTTCGGCCACCATCGGCCGCTTCCTGCGCTATCGCGGCCTGGAGACGCGGCTGTGCGTGGCCGAACCGTCGGGCCGCGCCTTCGCCCATGGCTGGCGCAGCCGCGATCCGCGGGCCACGGCCAGCCGCGACACCCTGATCGAGGGCATCGGCCGCGCGCGGGTGGAACCTGGCTTCCTGTTCGACGTGGTGGATGCGCTGGTCGAGGTCGGCGACGCCGATTCGATCGCCGCCATGCGCCTGCTGGAACGCCTGCTCGGCCGCCGCTACGGCGGCTCCTCCGGCACCAACCTGGTCGCCTGCCTGCAACTGGCGACCGCGATGCGCGAACGCGGCGAGGCCGGCAGCATCGTCACCCTGCTCTGCGATCGCGGCGAACGCTATGCCGGCACCCTGTTCGACGACGGCTGGCTGGCCGCGCACGGGATCGATCCGGCGGCAAGCGAGGCGCGCCTGTCGGCCCGGCTGCGCGCCGCCTGA
- the hemN gene encoding oxygen-independent coproporphyrinogen III oxidase gives MESQSIAFNTELLRRYDRPGPRYTSYPTAPQFHSGFGEKQLREVAASSNGDPIPRRLSLYVHVPFCESPCFYCGCNRIITRDKARGDAYLARLYREIALTADLFDRDREAIQLHFGGGTPNFLSPAQLGEVVETLRSHFRFSDARDRDVSIELDPRFVDADDIAALARIGFNRASFGVQDFDPAVQQAVNRIQSVEQTRAVVEACRANGFRSVNVDLIYGLPSQNGDGFARTLDIVADMRPDRVAVYGYAHMPHLFKPQKQLDDTLLPSGETKLALLQLAIEKLTAAGYLYIGMDHFALPDDELALAQARGGLHRNFMGYTTHADSDLVGLGVSAISHIGDSFSQNPRDLPSWQAALDEGRLPVFRGMRLDADDVLRADLIQQLMCQGEIPVAALERRHGIDFADYFATSLERLAPLVEDGLARIEPGRIVVTSRGRLLLRNIAMCFDRYLDQSAAIATPRFSRAI, from the coding sequence ATGGAATCGCAATCCATCGCCTTCAATACCGAGCTGCTGCGCCGCTACGACCGGCCGGGGCCGCGCTATACCTCGTATCCGACCGCGCCGCAGTTCCATTCCGGCTTCGGCGAAAAGCAGCTGCGCGAGGTCGCGGCCAGCAGCAACGGCGACCCGATCCCGCGCCGGCTGTCGCTGTACGTGCACGTGCCGTTCTGCGAGAGCCCGTGCTTCTACTGCGGCTGCAACCGCATCATCACCCGCGACAAGGCGCGCGGCGACGCCTACCTGGCGCGGCTGTACCGCGAGATCGCGCTGACCGCCGACCTGTTCGACCGCGACCGCGAGGCGATCCAGCTGCATTTCGGCGGCGGCACCCCGAATTTCCTGTCGCCGGCGCAGCTGGGCGAGGTGGTGGAAACCCTGCGCAGCCATTTCCGCTTCTCGGACGCGCGCGACCGCGATGTCTCGATCGAACTCGACCCGCGCTTCGTCGATGCCGACGACATCGCCGCGCTGGCCAGGATCGGCTTCAACCGCGCCAGTTTCGGCGTGCAGGACTTCGATCCGGCGGTGCAGCAGGCGGTCAACCGCATCCAGTCGGTGGAACAGACCCGCGCGGTGGTCGAGGCCTGCCGCGCCAACGGCTTCCGCTCGGTCAACGTCGACCTGATCTACGGCCTGCCCAGCCAGAACGGGGACGGCTTCGCGCGGACCCTGGACATCGTCGCGGACATGCGTCCGGACCGGGTGGCGGTGTACGGCTATGCGCACATGCCGCACCTGTTCAAGCCGCAGAAGCAGCTCGACGACACCCTGCTGCCGAGCGGCGAAACCAAGCTGGCCCTGCTGCAACTGGCGATCGAGAAGCTCACCGCCGCCGGCTACCTGTACATCGGCATGGATCATTTCGCCCTGCCCGACGACGAACTGGCGCTGGCGCAGGCGCGCGGCGGCCTGCACCGCAACTTCATGGGCTATACCACCCACGCCGACAGCGACCTGGTCGGGTTGGGCGTGTCCGCGATCAGCCACATCGGCGACAGCTTCAGCCAGAACCCGCGCGACCTGCCGAGCTGGCAGGCGGCGCTGGACGAGGGCCGGCTGCCGGTGTTCCGCGGCATGCGCCTGGATGCCGACGACGTGTTGCGCGCCGACCTGATCCAGCAGCTGATGTGCCAGGGCGAGATCCCGGTGGCGGCGCTGGAGCGCCGGCACGGGATCGATTTCGCGGACTATTTCGCCACCTCTTTGGAGCGCCTGGCGCCGCTGGTCGAGGACGGGCTGGCGCGGATCGAACCGGGGCGGATCGTGGTCACCTCGCGCGGACGCCTGTTGCTGCGTAACATTGCGATGTGCTTCGACCGATACCTCGACCAATCCGCCGCCATCGCCACGCCGCGTTTTTCCCGCGCGATCTGA
- a CDS encoding alginate export family protein, giving the protein MSRPSFVHLPLLLCAAALPAQARETPKLSLEWDLRARHEQVDDAAFADAARADTLRLRAGLRFASASGWNGLLEGEGVAGNNRYNSGANGRGTLPAVIDPHGAELNQAWLGWKGARGNLALGRQRLLFDNQRWVGNVGWRQNEQTFDALALEFAPRKDLALRYAYLDRVHRINGDDARDPLARERALSSHLLNAAWKHGAQQLAGYAYLHEDRDVAAASTATYGLRWSGSVPVSQAKFGWTLETARQRDHANNPLQFSHGYWLLEPAITMHGITARAGWERLGGNGTHALQTPLATLHAFNGWADKFLVTPANGLDDRYLGLGGAFGRERAGARMGWQLAWHDYRADHGDAHYGSEWNASLSLPLAKGVSGLLKFADYRADAYARDTRKLWLQVEYKGSAAP; this is encoded by the coding sequence ATGTCCCGTCCATCGTTCGTCCATTTGCCGCTGCTGCTGTGCGCCGCCGCGCTTCCGGCGCAGGCCCGCGAGACCCCGAAACTGTCCCTGGAATGGGACTTGCGCGCACGCCATGAACAGGTCGACGACGCTGCCTTCGCCGATGCCGCGCGCGCGGATACGCTGCGCCTGCGCGCCGGCCTGCGCTTCGCGTCCGCATCCGGCTGGAACGGTTTGCTGGAAGGCGAGGGCGTGGCCGGCAACAACCGCTACAACAGCGGCGCCAACGGCCGCGGCACGCTGCCGGCGGTGATCGATCCGCACGGCGCCGAACTCAACCAGGCCTGGCTGGGCTGGAAGGGCGCGCGCGGCAACCTGGCGCTGGGCCGGCAGCGCCTGCTGTTCGACAACCAGCGCTGGGTCGGCAACGTCGGCTGGCGGCAGAACGAACAGACCTTCGACGCGCTGGCGCTGGAGTTCGCCCCGCGCAAGGACCTCGCCCTGCGCTATGCCTACCTCGACCGCGTGCACCGCATCAACGGCGACGACGCCCGCGATCCGCTGGCGCGCGAGCGCGCCTTGTCCAGCCACCTGCTCAATGCCGCGTGGAAGCACGGCGCGCAGCAGCTGGCGGGCTACGCCTACCTGCACGAGGACCGCGACGTGGCGGCGGCCTCCACTGCGACATACGGACTGCGCTGGAGCGGCAGCGTGCCGGTTTCGCAGGCGAAGTTCGGCTGGACGCTGGAAACCGCGCGCCAGCGGGACCACGCCAACAACCCGCTGCAGTTCTCGCACGGCTACTGGCTGCTGGAACCTGCGATCACCATGCACGGCATCACCGCGCGCGCCGGCTGGGAACGCCTCGGCGGCAACGGCACGCACGCGCTGCAGACGCCGCTGGCCACCCTGCACGCATTCAACGGCTGGGCCGACAAGTTCCTGGTCACGCCGGCCAACGGCCTGGACGATCGCTATCTGGGCCTTGGCGGCGCCTTCGGCCGCGAGCGCGCCGGCGCGCGCATGGGCTGGCAGCTGGCCTGGCACGACTACCGCGCCGACCATGGCGATGCGCACTACGGCAGCGAATGGAACGCGTCGCTCAGCCTGCCGCTGGCCAAGGGCGTGAGCGGCCTGCTGAAGTTCGCCGACTACCGCGCCGACGCCTATGCGCGCGATACCCGCAAGCTCTGGCTGCAGGTCGAATACAAGGGCAGCGCGGCGCCATGA
- a CDS encoding helix-turn-helix domain-containing protein, with protein sequence MSRAAFPRQDQRTLADDGNELRFCSTCAFSQACMDEGMDKASLGDLHVLVEHVGPFHAGEYIFREGDPFEAIAAVRAGTVKTSVVDRDGHEHVLGFHLPGEVIGLNAIDGDRYPCDAVALDTVMLCRFSFPKISVLATRLPGLQRQLFRLLSRDIGRAALLAGDWSADQRMAAFLLGVSRRLAARGFSPNRFQLTMPRTDIANYLRLAPETVSRVLRRFQEEGLLRVERRELELLDRDALDALAAPVLRD encoded by the coding sequence ATGAGCCGCGCGGCTTTCCCGCGCCAGGACCAGCGCACCCTGGCCGACGACGGCAACGAACTGCGGTTCTGCTCGACCTGCGCGTTCTCGCAGGCGTGCATGGACGAAGGCATGGACAAGGCCTCGCTGGGCGACCTGCACGTGCTGGTGGAGCATGTCGGCCCGTTCCACGCCGGCGAGTACATCTTCCGCGAGGGCGACCCGTTCGAGGCGATCGCCGCGGTGCGCGCCGGCACGGTCAAGACCAGCGTGGTCGATCGCGATGGCCACGAACACGTGCTCGGCTTCCACCTGCCGGGCGAGGTGATCGGTCTCAACGCGATCGACGGCGACCGCTATCCCTGCGATGCGGTGGCGCTGGACACGGTGATGCTGTGCCGGTTCTCGTTCCCGAAGATCTCGGTGCTGGCGACGCGCCTGCCCGGCCTGCAGCGGCAGCTGTTCCGCCTGCTCAGCCGCGACATCGGCCGCGCCGCGCTGCTGGCCGGCGACTGGTCGGCCGACCAGCGGATGGCCGCGTTCCTGCTCGGCGTGTCGCGGCGGCTGGCCGCGCGCGGGTTTTCGCCGAACCGCTTCCAGCTGACCATGCCGCGCACCGACATCGCCAACTACCTGCGGCTGGCGCCGGAAACCGTGAGCCGGGTGCTGCGCCGTTTCCAGGAAGAGGGGCTGTTGCGGGTCGAGCGCCGCGAACTGGAGTTGCTCGACCGCGACGCGCTCGACGCGCTGGCGGCGCCCGTATTGCGCGACTGA
- a CDS encoding nitric-oxide reductase large subunit, producing MSTTKRLWLGLAALLIASFGVMLWLGFELHQTAPPMPERVVTRSGQVVYTRADIEQGRQVWQSIGGQQLGSIWGHGALVAPDWSADWLHREAEAMLELDARANTAEPYSMLDAPAKAQLQAALQAELRANTYDPANGDIVVSDVRAQAISQVAAHYVSLFSNDPATHALREAYAMKEDTVPDQEHRRAMTAFFFWTAWAAVTNRPDGTISYTNNWPYDPLVGNTPTSSSFMWSMFSLLFLLGGIGLMSWHYAAYHGKEALPVPPARDPLLGLKPTPSMQATAKYFWVVIALFLVQILLGATTAHYQVEGQEAYGMKIAEILPYSLTRSWHTQLAVLWIATAWLGTGLYIGPAISGHEPKFQRAGVNFLFACLLVIVVGAFAGQWFAVMQKLGLAHNFWFGHQGWEYVDIGRFWQAFLFVGLLLWLFLVGRALWPAIRRKDEMSSIVGLLFLSTIAIGLFYGAGLMWGEHTHISLVEYWRWWVVHLWVEGFFEVFAVAVISFLFVKLGLLRGKTATEAVLFATIVYLTGGVLGMFHHLYFVGTTTAGVALGAAFSALEVVPLAIIGLEAYETWSHSRATPWMARYKWPIMFFLAVSFWNLVGAGLFGFLINTPIALYYMQGLNLTPLHGHTALFGVYGMLGIGLMLFCLRGLKPQVQWHTGLLRGAFWCFNIGLVLMALLTLLPMGVLQLQAALEHGYWFARSAEFMNRPIIDMLVWMRVPGDTIFSVGAVLLGWFVLRQWLLPARDPDYDRALAEGQADGER from the coding sequence ATGTCCACCACCAAACGGCTTTGGCTGGGGCTTGCCGCCCTGCTCATCGCCAGCTTCGGCGTCATGCTGTGGCTCGGCTTCGAACTGCACCAGACCGCGCCGCCGATGCCCGAGCGCGTCGTCACCCGCAGCGGGCAAGTCGTCTACACCCGCGCCGACATCGAACAAGGCCGCCAGGTCTGGCAGAGCATCGGCGGCCAGCAATTGGGCTCGATCTGGGGCCATGGCGCGCTGGTCGCGCCCGACTGGTCGGCCGACTGGCTGCATCGCGAAGCGGAGGCGATGCTCGAACTCGACGCGCGCGCCAACACCGCCGAGCCGTATTCGATGCTCGATGCCCCGGCGAAGGCGCAATTGCAGGCCGCGTTGCAGGCGGAGCTGCGCGCCAACACCTACGACCCGGCCAATGGCGACATCGTGGTCAGCGACGTGCGCGCGCAGGCGATCAGCCAGGTCGCCGCGCACTACGTGAGCCTGTTCTCCAACGACCCGGCCACGCATGCGCTGCGCGAGGCCTACGCGATGAAGGAAGACACGGTGCCCGACCAGGAACACCGCCGGGCGATGACCGCGTTCTTCTTCTGGACAGCGTGGGCGGCGGTGACCAACCGACCCGACGGGACCATCAGCTACACCAACAACTGGCCCTACGACCCGCTGGTCGGCAACACCCCGACCTCCAGCTCGTTCATGTGGTCGATGTTCTCGCTGCTGTTCCTGCTCGGCGGCATCGGCCTGATGAGCTGGCACTACGCCGCCTACCACGGCAAGGAAGCGCTGCCGGTACCGCCCGCGCGCGACCCGCTGCTGGGCCTGAAGCCGACGCCGTCGATGCAGGCCACCGCCAAGTACTTCTGGGTGGTGATCGCGCTGTTCCTGGTGCAGATCCTGCTGGGCGCGACCACCGCGCACTACCAGGTGGAAGGCCAGGAAGCCTACGGCATGAAGATCGCCGAGATCCTGCCCTACTCGCTGACCCGCAGCTGGCATACGCAACTGGCGGTGCTGTGGATCGCCACCGCGTGGCTGGGCACCGGCCTGTACATCGGCCCGGCGATCTCCGGGCATGAGCCGAAGTTCCAGCGCGCCGGCGTCAACTTCCTGTTCGCCTGCCTGCTGGTCATCGTGGTCGGCGCGTTCGCCGGGCAGTGGTTCGCGGTGATGCAGAAGCTCGGCCTGGCCCACAACTTCTGGTTCGGCCACCAGGGCTGGGAATACGTCGACATCGGCCGCTTCTGGCAGGCGTTCCTGTTCGTCGGCCTGCTGCTGTGGCTGTTCCTGGTCGGCCGCGCGCTGTGGCCGGCGATCAGGCGCAAGGACGAGATGAGTTCCATCGTCGGCCTGCTGTTCCTGTCCACCATCGCGATCGGCCTGTTCTACGGCGCCGGCCTGATGTGGGGCGAGCACACCCACATCTCGCTGGTCGAGTACTGGCGCTGGTGGGTGGTGCACCTGTGGGTGGAAGGCTTCTTCGAGGTGTTCGCGGTGGCGGTGATCAGCTTCCTGTTCGTGAAGCTGGGCCTGCTGCGCGGCAAGACCGCGACCGAGGCGGTGCTGTTCGCCACCATCGTGTATCTGACCGGCGGCGTGCTGGGCATGTTCCACCACCTGTACTTCGTCGGCACCACGACCGCGGGCGTCGCGTTGGGTGCCGCGTTCTCGGCGCTGGAAGTGGTGCCGCTGGCGATCATCGGCCTGGAAGCCTACGAGACCTGGAGCCACAGCCGCGCCACGCCGTGGATGGCCCGCTACAAGTGGCCGATCATGTTCTTCCTGGCGGTGAGCTTCTGGAACCTGGTGGGCGCCGGCCTGTTCGGCTTCCTGATCAACACCCCGATCGCGCTGTACTACATGCAGGGCCTGAACCTCACCCCGCTGCACGGGCATACCGCGCTGTTCGGCGTGTACGGGATGCTCGGCATCGGCCTGATGCTGTTCTGCCTGCGCGGGCTGAAGCCGCAGGTGCAGTGGCATACCGGCCTGCTGCGCGGCGCGTTCTGGTGCTTCAACATCGGCCTGGTGCTGATGGCGCTGCTGACCCTGCTGCCGATGGGCGTGCTGCAGCTGCAGGCCGCGCTGGAGCACGGCTACTGGTTCGCGCGTTCGGCGGAGTTCATGAACCGTCCGATCATCGACATGCTGGTATGGATGCGCGTGCCCGGCGACACCATCTTCAGCGTCGGCGCGGTGCTGCTGGGCTGGTTCGTGCTGCGGCAGTGGCTCCTGCCCGCGCGCGATCCGGACTACGACCGCGCCCTCGCCGAAGGCCAGGCCGACGGCGAACGCTGA
- a CDS encoding SirB2 family protein — MFEFYPQIKLFHMSVALLSGALFALRGAFALGGARWPQALPVKLLSYGIDTALLTAALMLLTILPWAMFANGWLAAKLVLVVVYVVLGVFAMRPGRSQRTRALCYIAALLVFAQVYGIARAHNPLGWLA, encoded by the coding sequence ATGTTCGAGTTCTATCCGCAGATCAAGCTCTTCCACATGAGCGTCGCCCTGCTCAGCGGCGCGCTGTTCGCCCTGCGCGGCGCGTTCGCGCTGGGCGGCGCGCGCTGGCCGCAGGCGCTGCCGGTGAAGCTGCTGAGCTACGGCATCGACACCGCCCTGCTCACCGCCGCGCTGATGTTGCTGACCATCCTGCCGTGGGCGATGTTCGCCAACGGCTGGCTGGCGGCCAAGCTGGTGCTGGTCGTCGTCTATGTCGTGCTCGGCGTGTTCGCGATGCGGCCCGGGCGCAGCCAGCGCACGCGCGCGCTCTGCTACATCGCCGCGCTGCTGGTGTTCGCCCAGGTCTACGGCATCGCCCGCGCGCACAACCCGCTGGGCTGGCTGGCGTGA